Proteins from a single region of Mycoplasma leachii PG50:
- the rpsO gene encoding 30S ribosomal protein S15 → MISKEQKQALIKEFGGSEKNTGLAEVQIAILTAEISNMTEHLKMHKKDIPTRRSLLKKVAQRRHFLDYLVKKDVNRYKEIIEKLGIRK, encoded by the coding sequence ATGATTTCTAAAGAACAAAAACAAGCATTAATTAAAGAGTTTGGTGGTTCAGAAAAAAATACAGGTTTAGCAGAAGTGCAAATTGCTATTTTAACAGCTGAAATTTCTAATATGACTGAACATTTAAAAATGCATAAAAAAGATATTCCTACAAGAAGAAGTTTATTAAAAAAAGTTGCTCAAAGAAGACACTTTTTAGATTATCTAGTTAAAAAAGATGTTAATAGATATAAAGAAATTATTGAAAAATTAGGAATTAGAAAATAA
- a CDS encoding DxFTY motif-containing membrane protein, producing the protein MKEQNKEQLLDNIKFNNSRTPFLINLLFQLFTTISLFLVILFFIGPDLKNYSWNYFNKLDKLAYLYLFLICLTYLLIIFVVNFLFVLFKFIKPDSFSYSFGLVFVGILIIFTGDLFYNWNISLVIKTMLRFILIIISMVLGVLLGTFISVIYKNKEYQKEEQNQAILKAYLNNQIIPTKKQLKKIKQIEYKIAKQKEYIELLKFKEELYKKKDRW; encoded by the coding sequence ATGAAAGAACAAAATAAAGAACAACTATTAGATAATATTAAATTTAATAATAGTAGAACCCCTTTTTTAATTAATCTCTTATTTCAATTATTTACGACAATTAGCTTATTTTTAGTAATATTATTTTTTATTGGTCCTGATTTAAAAAATTATTCTTGAAATTATTTTAATAAATTAGATAAATTAGCTTATTTATATTTGTTTTTAATTTGTTTAACTTATTTATTAATAATATTTGTAGTTAATTTTTTATTTGTTTTATTTAAATTTATAAAACCAGATAGTTTTAGTTATTCTTTTGGTTTAGTTTTTGTTGGTATTTTAATAATTTTTACTGGAGATTTATTTTATAATTGAAATATTAGTTTAGTAATTAAAACAATGCTACGATTTATTTTAATAATTATTAGTATGGTATTAGGTGTTTTGCTAGGAACTTTTATAAGTGTTATTTATAAAAATAAAGAATATCAAAAAGAAGAACAAAACCAAGCAATTTTAAAAGCTTATTTAAATAATCAAATTATTCCTACAAAAAAACAATTAAAAAAAATAAAACAAATAGAATATAAAATTGCTAAACAAAAAGAATATATAGAACTTTTAAAGTTTAAAGAAGAATTATATAAAAAAAAAGACAGATGATAA
- the infB gene encoding translation initiation factor IF-2, translating into MKKPVKNIKKQKAQNQTKNIKKQLKEEVNIGLIDGIFVYTEPLSILEFATKINKPVTVILKHYFNQGLLLNQNTLLTEEQMGELCLEFGFDFKKETSVTKENILETLLDTVDDEKHLKERPPIVTIMGHVDHGKTTLLDSIKNSNVVASEAGGITQAIGAYQIITKNNKKITFIDTPGHEAFTEMRSRGANVTDIVVLIVAADDGVMPQTEEAIDHAKLANVPIIVFINKIDKPGSDPNRVKTELMKYGLVAEEFGGDIPFIEGSAIKKINLDKLEDTIILISELENLKANPDRFASGVVLEAHLDKAKGPVASVLVQQGTLEIKDIMVVGTTFGSIKHIEDEFKHKVLKAEPSKPVVVYGLNQVPKAGDKFVVINDEKMAREISEAQLKKQQEEERRTKQAFTLDAIKQHIDEGELKNITLIIKADTQGSVEALKSSLSKINISGVKINIIRASVGAISLSDISLASTVRDGLVIVYGFNVRPDAIVRKKAEEDRIEIRLHNIIYKLIEELEDAAKGILDPEIKEVVLGQAQVRALFRHSAIGTIGGFYVVDGTITRNAKIRVIRNGFVVYDGEINSLQHQKQDAKEVKAGFEGGLTIKNFNDIKEGDIFEAYKLEQVK; encoded by the coding sequence ATGAAAAAACCAGTCAAAAATATAAAAAAACAAAAAGCTCAAAATCAAACAAAAAATATTAAAAAACAATTAAAAGAAGAAGTTAATATAGGCTTAATTGATGGGATTTTTGTTTATACAGAACCACTATCAATACTAGAATTTGCTACTAAAATTAATAAACCAGTAACTGTAATTTTAAAACACTACTTTAATCAAGGTCTATTATTAAATCAAAACACACTTCTAACTGAAGAGCAAATGGGTGAATTGTGTTTAGAATTTGGTTTTGATTTTAAAAAAGAAACATCAGTAACTAAAGAAAATATTTTAGAAACTTTATTAGATACTGTTGATGATGAAAAACATTTAAAAGAAAGACCACCAATTGTCACAATTATGGGGCATGTTGATCATGGAAAAACCACTTTATTAGATTCAATTAAAAATTCTAATGTTGTAGCTAGTGAGGCTGGAGGAATTACTCAAGCGATTGGTGCTTATCAAATTATTACTAAAAATAATAAAAAGATTACATTTATTGATACTCCTGGTCATGAGGCATTTACTGAAATGAGAAGTAGAGGGGCTAATGTAACTGATATTGTAGTTTTAATAGTTGCTGCTGATGATGGAGTAATGCCACAAACTGAAGAAGCTATTGATCATGCTAAATTAGCAAATGTTCCAATTATTGTTTTTATTAATAAAATCGATAAACCTGGATCTGATCCAAATAGAGTAAAAACTGAATTAATGAAGTATGGTTTAGTTGCTGAAGAATTTGGTGGAGATATTCCATTTATTGAAGGATCAGCTATTAAAAAAATTAATTTAGACAAATTAGAAGATACTATTATTCTAATTTCTGAATTAGAAAACTTAAAAGCAAACCCAGATAGATTTGCTTCTGGAGTTGTTTTAGAAGCTCACTTAGATAAAGCAAAAGGTCCAGTTGCTTCAGTTTTGGTTCAACAAGGAACATTAGAAATTAAAGATATTATGGTAGTTGGAACTACATTTGGATCAATCAAACATATTGAAGATGAATTTAAACATAAAGTTTTAAAAGCTGAACCAAGTAAACCAGTTGTTGTTTATGGGTTAAATCAAGTTCCAAAAGCAGGAGACAAATTTGTTGTCATTAATGATGAAAAAATGGCTCGTGAAATTTCTGAAGCTCAATTAAAAAAACAACAAGAAGAAGAAAGAAGAACTAAACAAGCATTTACTTTAGATGCAATTAAACAACATATTGATGAAGGAGAACTAAAAAATATTACTTTAATTATTAAAGCTGACACTCAAGGAAGTGTTGAAGCTTTAAAAAGTTCTTTATCAAAAATTAATATTTCTGGTGTAAAAATTAATATTATTAGAGCTAGTGTTGGAGCTATTTCACTTTCAGATATTTCTTTAGCTTCAACAGTTAGAGATGGTTTAGTAATTGTTTATGGATTTAATGTAAGACCTGATGCAATAGTTAGAAAAAAAGCAGAAGAAGATCGAATTGAAATTAGATTACATAACATTATTTATAAATTAATTGAAGAACTAGAAGATGCTGCTAAAGGAATTTTAGATCCTGAAATTAAAGAAGTTGTTTTAGGACAAGCACAAGTAAGAGCTTTATTTAGACATTCAGCAATTGGAACTATTGGTGGATTTTATGTAGTTGATGGTACTATTACAAGAAATGCCAAAATCAGAGTAATTAGAAATGGCTTTGTTGTTTATGATGGAGAAATTAATTCATTACAACATCAAAAACAAGATGCCAAAGAAGTTAAAGCAGGCTTTGAAGGTGGATTGACTATTAAAAACTTTAATGATATTAAAGAAGGCGATATATTTGAAGCTTATAAACTTGAACAAGTTAAGTAA
- a CDS encoding L7Ae/L30e/S12e/Gadd45 family ribosomal protein, whose translation MQKDKLLKAIGMAYTSNNLITGFKLLEQIKLNKIKFVILSSDMGLAQKKKYIDKCLSRNIECVFNVLTKQELSKACGKDILVAIGLKDENFIKLIKSNL comes from the coding sequence ATGCAAAAAGATAAATTACTAAAAGCTATTGGAATGGCATACACTTCTAATAACCTAATAACTGGATTTAAATTATTAGAACAAATAAAATTAAATAAAATTAAGTTTGTGATTTTAAGTTCAGATATGGGATTAGCACAAAAAAAGAAATATATTGATAAATGTCTTTCAAGAAATATCGAATGTGTTTTTAATGTTTTAACAAAACAAGAATTATCTAAAGCATGTGGAAAAGATATTTTAGTAGCTATAGGATTAAAAGATGAAAACTTTATAAAGTTGATTAAATCCAACTTATAG
- the rnpM gene encoding RNase P modulator RnpM yields MIMTNTMINKNKNLRKDIASNQMLEKHQLIRIVKNKNDEIFIDTTYKANGRGVYLKPDLNSLKIAREKNLIAKSLKSKIDVSIYDQLEEFINAKR; encoded by the coding sequence ATGATTATGACAAATACTATGATTAATAAAAATAAAAATCTAAGAAAAGATATCGCTTCAAATCAAATGTTAGAAAAACATCAATTAATTAGAATTGTTAAAAATAAAAATGATGAGATTTTTATTGATACTACTTATAAAGCTAACGGTAGAGGTGTGTATCTAAAACCAGATTTAAATAGCTTAAAAATAGCAAGAGAAAAAAATTTGATTGCAAAAAGTTTAAAATCAAAAATAGATGTATCTATTTATGATCAACTAGAAGAATTTATTAATGCAAAAAGATAA
- the nusA gene encoding transcription termination factor NusA: MLNGTELLESIKLIEKEKGISKESIINGLKEGLQKAYERFYDTDAIIKIDINEKTGSITMHQELKVVEELDDDWLEITLQKAKLQNPNAQIGDIIYKPIEFSEEFSRMVVNQVRQIFQQKIREAERARIYEQFISLEGEVVQAKVVGMNRENNYVLDINGTTAYLWKNKTINNEIFQINEIIDVYIEVVEKESKLSQIAISRTAPAFLTKLIEREVPEVRMGIVEIKAVSREPGKRSKVAVVTHNQNVEPIGAIIGVGGNRINRISDILKGEKIDVIRWSDDQITYLINAMTPVKVISINKIGDEYDIVVPDSQLSLAIGKQGITAKLIASLLKTKINIFSYSIALKENMDILWNGDTTKQEVKTNSYIPKTKISKKEEKIVNTVVKKPVKRREENIIDVDALMAFQAEVEQEQDAKIYEEDSQDLVNDKDQINSNKAKTIINVIKDKDDEVVKVEVETDDTVVNITTNNNILIKDELKNDEVKTDTKPNLTKVEISKPSSKKQKHKEELNIDFNLENEPDIDEIDANLKAFNDAILKQEDEEDIDIDSLDDYDKYYD, translated from the coding sequence ATGCTAAACGGAACAGAACTATTAGAATCAATTAAGTTAATAGAAAAAGAAAAGGGAATTAGTAAAGAAAGTATTATAAATGGTCTTAAAGAAGGATTACAAAAAGCTTATGAGAGATTTTATGATACTGATGCAATTATTAAAATTGATATTAATGAAAAAACAGGATCAATTACTATGCATCAAGAACTAAAAGTAGTTGAAGAACTTGATGATGATTGACTAGAAATCACACTACAAAAAGCAAAATTACAAAACCCAAATGCTCAAATTGGAGATATCATTTATAAACCAATTGAATTTAGCGAAGAATTTTCAAGAATGGTAGTTAACCAAGTAAGACAAATTTTTCAACAAAAAATTAGAGAAGCTGAAAGAGCAAGAATTTATGAACAATTTATAAGTTTAGAAGGTGAAGTTGTTCAAGCTAAAGTAGTGGGAATGAATAGAGAAAATAATTATGTTCTAGATATTAATGGAACAACTGCTTATTTGTGAAAAAATAAAACTATTAATAATGAAATTTTTCAAATAAATGAAATTATTGATGTTTATATTGAAGTTGTTGAAAAAGAAAGTAAATTATCACAAATCGCTATTTCAAGAACTGCTCCTGCTTTTTTAACAAAATTAATTGAAAGAGAAGTTCCAGAAGTAAGAATGGGAATTGTTGAAATAAAAGCTGTAAGTCGTGAACCTGGAAAACGTTCAAAAGTTGCCGTAGTTACTCATAATCAAAATGTTGAACCAATTGGAGCTATTATTGGAGTTGGTGGTAATAGAATTAATAGAATTAGTGATATTTTAAAGGGTGAAAAAATTGATGTTATTAGATGAAGTGATGATCAAATAACTTATTTAATTAATGCAATGACTCCTGTTAAAGTAATTTCAATTAATAAAATTGGTGATGAATATGATATTGTTGTTCCTGATTCTCAACTATCACTAGCTATTGGAAAACAAGGGATTACTGCTAAACTAATTGCTAGCTTATTAAAAACTAAAATTAATATTTTTTCTTATTCAATTGCTTTAAAAGAAAATATGGATATTTTATGAAATGGTGATACTACAAAACAAGAAGTTAAAACTAATTCATACATTCCTAAAACTAAAATATCTAAAAAAGAAGAAAAAATAGTTAATACTGTTGTTAAAAAACCTGTAAAGAGAAGAGAAGAAAATATTATTGATGTTGATGCATTAATGGCTTTTCAAGCTGAGGTTGAACAAGAACAAGATGCAAAGATTTATGAAGAAGACAGCCAAGACTTAGTCAATGATAAAGATCAAATAAATAGTAATAAAGCTAAAACAATCATTAATGTTATTAAAGATAAAGATGATGAAGTAGTTAAAGTTGAAGTTGAAACAGATGATACAGTTGTTAATATTACAACTAATAATAATATTCTTATAAAAGATGAATTAAAAAATGATGAAGTTAAAACAGACACTAAACCAAATCTAACTAAAGTTGAAATATCAAAACCTAGTTCTAAAAAGCAAAAACACAAAGAAGAATTAAATATTGATTTCAATTTAGAAAATGAACCAGATATTGATGAAATTGATGCAAATCTAAAAGCATTTAATGATGCGATTTTAAAACAAGAAGACGAAGAAGATATTGATATTGATTCATTAGATGATTATGACAAATACTATGATTAA
- the rimP gene encoding ribosome maturation factor RimP — protein sequence MKDFESIKFQINELVNKELEVLNLKVYEINNLKEFENDMIQILVEDALQANKPLDFDILIKANDLVSNKIDQIIKTNQKYLLEISSSGIEKQIRSQEELIKALDQWVYVQLNNEIKKVKEFEGYLTKYNNDTDTFSFLFFIKGQKKTLDVMWKNIKFIRYAVRF from the coding sequence ATGAAGGATTTTGAATCAATAAAGTTTCAAATTAATGAATTAGTTAATAAAGAATTAGAAGTTTTAAATTTAAAAGTTTATGAGATTAATAATCTTAAAGAATTTGAAAACGACATGATTCAAATACTAGTAGAAGATGCTTTACAAGCTAATAAACCATTAGATTTTGATATTTTAATAAAAGCAAATGATCTAGTTTCAAACAAAATTGATCAAATAATTAAAACAAATCAAAAATACTTATTAGAAATTTCAAGCAGTGGAATAGAAAAACAAATTAGAAGTCAAGAAGAACTAATAAAAGCTTTAGATCAGTGAGTTTATGTACAACTAAATAATGAAATAAAAAAAGTTAAAGAATTTGAAGGTTATTTAACTAAATACAATAATGATACTGATACATTTAGTTTTTTATTTTTTATAAAAGGTCAAAAAAAGACTTTAGATGTTATGTGAAAAAACATTAAATTTATAAGATATGCAGTTAGATTTTAA
- a CDS encoding nitroreductase family protein, whose translation MQKEYIKELMIDRKSARDFDPNQKISDGDLKIILTAMRMSPSAFNLMNLRLLIIDRDCSFKSELSPLFYNQLNFINADKVILFVSDKANKILNHTINKTVNKMFNENQIEIANKFKNNVINATNRLAQLNELDHWSKTTAHIAAGIATVAAASLNVDSCIIGGFNAKVLESFFIDKQYIVEDEQIVLTMSFGYMNKSIKPKPKIRIDENEYITFIK comes from the coding sequence ATGCAAAAAGAATATATAAAAGAATTGATGATAGATAGAAAAAGCGCACGTGATTTTGATCCTAATCAAAAAATTAGTGATGGAGATTTAAAAATAATTTTAACTGCTATGAGAATGTCTCCTAGTGCTTTTAATTTAATGAACTTAAGATTGTTAATTATTGATAGAGATTGTAGTTTTAAATCTGAACTTAGTCCGTTATTTTATAATCAATTAAATTTTATTAATGCTGATAAAGTAATTTTGTTTGTTTCTGATAAAGCTAATAAAATTTTAAATCATACTATTAATAAAACTGTTAATAAAATGTTTAATGAAAATCAAATTGAAATTGCTAATAAGTTTAAAAATAATGTAATTAATGCTACAAATAGATTAGCTCAATTAAATGAATTAGATCATTGAAGTAAAACAACAGCTCATATTGCTGCTGGAATAGCTACAGTAGCCGCTGCTAGTTTAAATGTTGATAGTTGTATAATTGGTGGTTTTAATGCTAAAGTGTTAGAAAGTTTTTTTATTGACAAACAATATATAGTTGAAGATGAACAAATAGTTTTAACAATGAGTTTTGGTTATATGAATAAATCAATTAAACCTAAACCAAAAATTAGAATTGATGAAAATGAATATATTACTTTTATCAAATAA
- a CDS encoding PolC-type DNA polymerase III has product MQTKILNIFKKLDIELSETDYIYFKDAILVETPRISKIKNKGYLHIQIKDFLPIEVLKQINNKLKNNKYFNFKLILNVENQDINKQLIIQYLEFIKMYKSLFNNRVSWKLLDIYNFDLINNQLIFTVSSQTTKNDISQELDYCLAKLNQFGFKNLSYLINVKEISLDALDQQEQKYSTNIEQQIVIKQVEKKPSLPTNSYKNKRTNLDKPSYQSLLDVEDDAQNIVIQGVVINKEFKLSKTGRKIFYIDITDYQSSIRCMYFAKSDALCEFDDLTDEQLNSKNVEEIKESKIKINDWISVKGKTSLSLYDQEQIFYIDDFKKINKQIISRTDDAKTKRVELHAHTKMSVMDGVSDPIDYLELISNWNHKAIAFTDHTNVQAFPDIYKALNSVNKKRDDQNKIKAIYGLEINMLNNDLWYVKNPKNQNLKDAKMVFFDLETTGLSPELDEIIEFGAIEYNFKTGERKKIDILIKPKAKLKDFTKKLTNINEEMLENKPGIEVAFKQINQIIKDAILVAHNANFDYTFLSHWSQKLGYGKLENTIIDTLTISRIIYPELKSHRLGSLAKRVNISYDPSVAHRGDYDADILADIYERMLDETRKKTKITIDSDWDKINPLNNIDNLNYHKNKGFHTNILVKNQAGLKELYKLVTKSHTTNFYSSPKIFKSDLIEVKKNNNLLFGSSCVNSEIFELARTSTLENLKQAISFYDYIEIQPISVYKNLLQNDSLDLDQLKQVITNIINIAKQENKLIIASSDCHYTNPELKQIREVYINAKGLGGIRHPLFDFNNKVKDYPDQYLRTTNEMLEEFSWLEDENLIYEIVVINSNKINEMIDINVIPIKDGLFTPKIANVNEKLKDKCYQTAKQMYGENLPDIVEKRLEKELGSITKHGFAIVYWISHLLVKQSYDDGYLVGSRGSVGSSFVATMAQITEVNPLKAHYRCLNCKYSDFDTDPTYKCGYDLPTKNCPNCNQKLIGDGHDIPFETFLGFDGDKVPDIDLNFSGEYQNQAHNFTKKMFGENNVFRAGTISTVAEKTAFGYVKTYFEETKKDTNLPRKTEINRLAKLAQGVKRTTGQHPGGIIILPNEYEIEDFTPVNYPADDLSSTWKTTHFDFHSIHDNLLKMDILGHDDPTALRMLRDLTNIDPITIPTDDKNVYSLFSSLQALNLTSDKINDEITGAIGIPEFGTGFVRNMLRETKPKTFADLVQISGLSHGTDVWLGNARDLIKDNKANISTVIGCRDDIMVYLINIGLESSLAFMIMESVRKGKGLKKEWIDIMKKHNIPDWYIDSCLKIKYMFPKAHATAYVLMAYRIAWYKIYYPTEYYATYLSTKADVFDLKTALGGYESVLLKLKSQQQKVKNGEKLSKKEEDLEVVYEVLLEMFARNIKFSNIDFEKSEATKFKVDVLNDNTKIIIPPFNVIDSLGEAVALSIINARNTKPITSVNDLKNRTQTTQTQIKIFEEFNILDSLSVDEQLTFDF; this is encoded by the coding sequence ATGCAAACAAAAATACTAAATATCTTTAAAAAATTAGATATTGAATTAAGTGAAACTGATTATATTTATTTTAAAGATGCTATTTTAGTAGAAACTCCTAGAATTTCTAAAATTAAAAACAAAGGTTATTTGCATATTCAAATTAAAGACTTTTTACCAATAGAAGTTTTAAAACAAATTAATAATAAGTTAAAAAATAATAAGTATTTTAATTTTAAATTAATACTTAATGTAGAAAATCAAGATATTAATAAGCAACTAATTATTCAATATTTAGAATTTATTAAAATGTATAAATCTTTATTTAATAATCGAGTTTCTTGAAAATTATTAGATATTTATAATTTTGACTTAATAAATAATCAATTAATTTTTACAGTAAGTAGTCAAACAACTAAAAATGATATTAGTCAAGAATTAGATTATTGTTTAGCTAAATTAAACCAATTTGGGTTTAAAAATCTTAGCTATTTAATAAATGTTAAAGAAATTAGTTTAGATGCTTTAGATCAGCAAGAACAAAAATATAGTACAAATATTGAACAACAAATAGTAATTAAACAAGTTGAAAAAAAACCAAGTTTACCTACTAATAGTTATAAAAATAAAAGAACTAATTTAGATAAACCTAGTTATCAGTCATTACTAGATGTTGAAGATGATGCACAAAACATTGTAATTCAAGGTGTTGTGATTAATAAAGAGTTTAAATTATCAAAAACAGGTAGAAAGATTTTTTATATAGATATAACTGACTATCAATCATCAATTAGATGTATGTATTTTGCAAAAAGTGATGCATTATGTGAGTTTGATGATTTAACTGATGAACAATTAAATTCTAAAAATGTTGAAGAAATTAAAGAAAGTAAAATAAAAATAAATGATTGAATTAGTGTTAAAGGAAAAACTAGTTTATCTTTATATGATCAAGAACAAATTTTTTATATTGATGATTTTAAAAAAATTAATAAACAAATTATAAGTAGAACTGATGATGCTAAAACTAAACGTGTTGAACTGCATGCTCATACTAAAATGAGTGTAATGGATGGAGTTAGTGATCCAATTGATTATTTAGAACTAATTAGTAATTGAAATCACAAAGCAATTGCTTTTACAGATCATACTAACGTACAAGCTTTTCCAGATATTTATAAAGCTTTAAATTCAGTTAATAAAAAGCGTGATGATCAGAATAAAATTAAAGCTATTTATGGTTTAGAAATCAATATGCTAAATAATGATTTATGGTATGTTAAAAATCCTAAAAACCAAAATTTAAAAGATGCTAAAATGGTCTTTTTTGACTTAGAAACTACTGGACTAAGTCCTGAATTAGATGAAATTATTGAATTTGGAGCTATTGAATATAACTTTAAAACTGGTGAAAGAAAAAAAATAGATATTTTAATTAAACCAAAAGCAAAATTAAAAGACTTTACTAAAAAACTAACTAATATAAATGAAGAAATGTTAGAAAATAAACCGGGAATTGAAGTTGCTTTTAAACAAATTAATCAAATAATAAAAGATGCTATTTTAGTTGCTCATAATGCCAATTTTGACTATACTTTTTTATCACATTGATCTCAAAAATTAGGTTATGGAAAATTAGAAAACACTATTATTGATACTTTAACAATCTCAAGAATTATTTATCCTGAATTAAAGTCACATAGATTAGGTTCACTAGCAAAAAGAGTAAATATTTCATATGATCCAAGTGTTGCTCACCGTGGAGATTATGATGCTGATATATTAGCTGATATTTATGAAAGAATGCTAGATGAAACTAGAAAAAAAACTAAAATCACAATCGATAGTGATTGAGATAAAATAAATCCTTTAAATAATATCGATAATCTAAATTATCACAAAAATAAAGGTTTTCATACAAACATTTTAGTTAAAAACCAAGCAGGATTAAAAGAGTTATATAAATTAGTAACAAAATCACATACTACTAATTTTTATTCATCTCCAAAAATTTTTAAAAGTGATTTAATTGAAGTTAAAAAAAATAATAATTTATTATTTGGTTCAAGTTGTGTTAATAGTGAAATTTTTGAACTAGCTAGAACTAGTACACTTGAAAATTTAAAACAAGCAATTAGTTTTTATGATTATATTGAAATTCAACCAATTAGTGTTTATAAAAATTTATTACAAAATGATTCATTAGATTTAGATCAATTAAAACAAGTAATTACAAATATTATTAATATAGCAAAACAAGAAAATAAACTAATTATAGCAAGCAGTGATTGTCATTATACAAATCCTGAACTAAAACAAATTAGAGAAGTTTATATTAATGCTAAAGGACTTGGTGGAATTAGACATCCATTATTTGATTTTAATAACAAAGTTAAAGATTATCCTGATCAATATTTAAGAACAACTAATGAAATGTTAGAAGAATTTAGTTGATTAGAAGATGAAAACTTAATTTATGAAATAGTTGTTATTAACTCTAATAAAATTAATGAAATGATTGACATTAATGTCATTCCTATTAAAGATGGATTATTTACTCCAAAAATTGCTAATGTTAATGAAAAATTAAAAGATAAATGTTATCAAACAGCAAAACAAATGTATGGAGAAAATTTACCAGATATTGTTGAAAAAAGATTAGAAAAAGAATTAGGTTCAATTACAAAACATGGATTTGCTATTGTTTATTGAATTTCTCATTTATTAGTTAAACAATCATATGATGATGGATATTTAGTAGGATCACGTGGTTCAGTTGGTTCATCATTTGTAGCAACTATGGCTCAAATTACAGAAGTTAATCCTTTAAAAGCTCATTATAGATGTTTAAATTGCAAATATTCAGATTTTGATACTGATCCAACTTATAAATGTGGATATGATTTACCTACAAAAAATTGTCCTAATTGTAATCAAAAACTAATTGGGGATGGTCATGATATTCCATTTGAAACTTTTTTAGGTTTTGATGGTGATAAAGTTCCAGATATTGATTTAAATTTTTCTGGAGAATATCAAAACCAAGCTCATAATTTCACTAAAAAAATGTTTGGTGAAAATAATGTTTTTAGAGCAGGAACAATTTCAACAGTTGCTGAAAAAACAGCTTTTGGTTATGTAAAAACTTATTTTGAAGAAACTAAAAAAGATACAAATTTACCAAGAAAAACCGAAATTAATAGATTAGCAAAACTAGCTCAAGGAGTAAAAAGGACAACTGGTCAACATCCAGGTGGAATTATTATTCTACCAAATGAGTATGAAATTGAAGATTTTACTCCAGTTAATTATCCAGCTGATGATTTAAGTTCAACTTGAAAAACAACTCATTTTGATTTTCATTCAATTCATGATAATTTATTAAAAATGGATATTCTAGGTCATGATGATCCAACTGCTTTAAGAATGCTAAGAGATTTGACAAATATTGATCCAATTACTATTCCAACAGATGATAAAAATGTTTATTCATTATTTTCATCTTTACAGGCTTTAAATTTAACTTCAGATAAAATTAATGATGAAATCACTGGAGCTATTGGAATACCTGAATTTGGGACTGGTTTTGTTAGAAATATGTTAAGAGAAACAAAACCAAAAACTTTTGCAGATCTAGTACAAATCTCTGGTCTTTCACATGGTACTGATGTTTGGTTAGGTAATGCTAGAGATTTAATTAAAGATAATAAAGCTAATATTTCTACAGTTATTGGATGTAGAGATGATATTATGGTTTATTTAATAAACATAGGATTAGAAAGTTCCTTGGCTTTTATGATTATGGAATCAGTTAGAAAAGGTAAAGGATTAAAAAAAGAATGAATTGATATTATGAAAAAACATAATATTCCTGACTGATATATTGATTCTTGTTTAAAAATTAAATATATGTTTCCAAAAGCACATGCTACTGCTTATGTATTAATGGCTTATAGAATTGCTTGATATAAAATTTATTATCCAACTGAATATTATGCAACTTATTTATCTACAAAAGCTGATGTTTTTGATTTAAAAACAGCTCTTGGTGGCTATGAATCAGTCTTATTAAAACTAAAATCTCAACAGCAAAAAGTAAAAAATGGAGAAAAGCTTTCTAAAAAAGAAGAAGATTTAGAAGTTGTGTATGAAGTTTTATTAGAAATGTTTGCTAGAAATATTAAATTTAGTAATATTGATTTTGAAAAATCTGAAGCTACTAAATTTAAAGTAGATGTTTTAAATGATAATACTAAAATTATTATTCCACCATTTAATGTGATTGATTCACTAGGAGAAGCAGTGGCACTTTCTATAATTAATGCTAGAAATACAAAACCAATCACTTCAGTTAATGATTTAAAAAACAGAACACAAACTACACAAACTCAAATTAAAATTTTTGAAGAATTTAATATTTTAGACTCATTATCAGTTGATGAACAATTAACTTTTGATTTCTAA